A genomic window from Carassius auratus strain Wakin chromosome 45, ASM336829v1, whole genome shotgun sequence includes:
- the bpnt1 gene encoding 3'(2'),5'-bisphosphate nucleotidase 1 isoform X2, translating to MASKPAVLMRLMASAHAVAEKAGTIVRKVLQSGELGIVEKSGANDLQTLADRLVQKSICASLTKSFPKVTIIGEEELPDEAVEEDLIENGQSSLILQKSCPDQYASLKEEELVVWVDPLDGTKEYTEGLLDHVTVLIGIAYRGTAIAGVINQPFYNYQMGTGASLGRTLWGVLGLGAFGFQLQEVPDGKRIITTTRSHSNKLVIDAVQAMEPHDVIRVGGAGNKIIQLVEGKASAYVFASPGCKKWDTCAPEAILHAVGGKLTDMHGNAYKYDANVQHMNSAGVLATLRNHEYYLSRVPQAVLQALPSN from the exons ATGGCAAGCAAACCTGCAGTGCTGATGCGGCTGATGGCCTCAGCCCACGCCGTGGCCGAAAAGGCTGGAACTATTGTCCGGAAAGTGCTTCAAAGTGGAGAGCTGGGGATCGTTGAAAAG TCGGGAGCCAATGATCTACAGACTCTGGCTGACAGGCTTGTTCAGAAGAGTATATGTGCATCCCTGACGAAAAGCTTCCCTAAAGTCACTATCATTGGGGAGGAG GAATTACCAGATGAGGCTGTTGAAGAGGACCTAATAGAGAACGGACAAAGCAGCCTAATTCTACAAAAATCTTGCCCGGATCAGTATGCCAGCCTGAAGGAGGAAGAG CTGGTTGTGTGGGTGGACCCTCTTGATGGCACTAAAGAATATACAGAAG GGCTCTTGGATCATGTGACAGTGCTAATAGGCATTGCTTATAGAGGGACAGCCATTGCTGGAGTCATCAATCAACCCTTCTACAACTACCAG ATGGGGACTGGTGCTTCTTTGGGCAGAACATTATGGGGAGTACTGGGTTTGGGCGCATTTGGGTTTCAACTCCAGGAAGTCCCAGATGGTAAAAGAATCATTACTACTACACGGTCCCACAGCAATAAACTTGTGATCGACGCAGTGCAAGCCATGGAGCCTCATGATGTCATCAGAGTGGGAGGGGCTGGGAATAAG ATCATCCAGCTGGTGGAGGGAAAAGCCTCTGCTTATGTGTTTGCCAGTCCAGGATGTAAAAAGTGGGACACATGTGCACCTGAAGCAATTCTGCACGCAGTTGGAG GCAAACTGACAGACATGCATGGTAATGCATATAAATATGATGCCAATGTGCAGCACATGAACTCCGCTGGAGTGCTAGCAACACTGAGGAATCACGAGTACTATTTAAGCAGAGTGCCACAGGCTGTCCTGCAGGCTCTTCCTTCTAACTGA
- the saysd1 gene encoding SAYSvFN domain-containing protein 1, which yields MERKLAEFRARKKAQAEAQKPAESVIQTETKAMSLDSPAVSPDTPEQKPTSCLQRPHTQDPSHRLLNPTCGGWLQRVALTHLTLLKVLLWLVLLGLFSELEFGLPFFLISLFYWLYEGLRSPRARQPGEMSAYSVFNPDCQPILGTLTAEQLEGEMGYRPVVNR from the exons ATGGAGCGTAAGTTGGCTGAGTTCAGAGCCCGAAAGAAAGCCCAAGCTGAAGCTCAGAAACCTGCTGAGAGTGTGATCCAGACTGAAACTAAAGCCATGAGCCTTGATTCTCCAGCAGTGAGTCCTGACACACCGGAACAGAAGCCCACCAGCTGCCTTCAGAGGCCACACACACAG GATCCCAGTCATCGTTTGCTGAACCCTACGTGTGGTGGTTGGCTCCAGCGCGTGGCTCTCACCCATCTGACCCTGCTCAAAGTGCTGCTGTGGCTCGTGCTGCTCGGGCTCTTCTCAGAACTCGAGTTTGGCCTGCCGTTTTTTCTCATATCATTATTCTACTGGCTCTATGAGGGCCTTCGAAGCCCAAGAGCCCGGCAACCTGGAGAAATGAGCGCGTATTCTGTGTTTAACCCTGATTGTCAACCCATCCTGGGAACGTTAACAGCCGAACAGCTGGAAGGAGAGATGGGATACAGGCCAGTGGTCAACAGATGA
- the bpnt1 gene encoding 3'(2'),5'-bisphosphate nucleotidase 1 isoform X1 yields the protein MASKPAVLMRLMASAHAVAEKAGTIVRKVLQSGELGIVEKSGANDLQTLADRLVQKSICASLTKSFPKVTIIGEEELPDEAVEEDLIENGQSSLILQKSCPDQYASLKEEELVVWVDPLDGTKEYTEAARVLYSPVYIQKQEQPYRAPNRLLDHVTVLIGIAYRGTAIAGVINQPFYNYQMGTGASLGRTLWGVLGLGAFGFQLQEVPDGKRIITTTRSHSNKLVIDAVQAMEPHDVIRVGGAGNKIIQLVEGKASAYVFASPGCKKWDTCAPEAILHAVGGKLTDMHGNAYKYDANVQHMNSAGVLATLRNHEYYLSRVPQAVLQALPSN from the exons ATGGCAAGCAAACCTGCAGTGCTGATGCGGCTGATGGCCTCAGCCCACGCCGTGGCCGAAAAGGCTGGAACTATTGTCCGGAAAGTGCTTCAAAGTGGAGAGCTGGGGATCGTTGAAAAG TCGGGAGCCAATGATCTACAGACTCTGGCTGACAGGCTTGTTCAGAAGAGTATATGTGCATCCCTGACGAAAAGCTTCCCTAAAGTCACTATCATTGGGGAGGAG GAATTACCAGATGAGGCTGTTGAAGAGGACCTAATAGAGAACGGACAAAGCAGCCTAATTCTACAAAAATCTTGCCCGGATCAGTATGCCAGCCTGAAGGAGGAAGAG CTGGTTGTGTGGGTGGACCCTCTTGATGGCACTAAAGAATATACAGAAG CTGCAAGGGTTTTGTACAGCCCAGTTTACATACAGAAGCAAGAACAGCCCTACAGAGCCCCTAACC GGCTCTTGGATCATGTGACAGTGCTAATAGGCATTGCTTATAGAGGGACAGCCATTGCTGGAGTCATCAATCAACCCTTCTACAACTACCAG ATGGGGACTGGTGCTTCTTTGGGCAGAACATTATGGGGAGTACTGGGTTTGGGCGCATTTGGGTTTCAACTCCAGGAAGTCCCAGATGGTAAAAGAATCATTACTACTACACGGTCCCACAGCAATAAACTTGTGATCGACGCAGTGCAAGCCATGGAGCCTCATGATGTCATCAGAGTGGGAGGGGCTGGGAATAAG ATCATCCAGCTGGTGGAGGGAAAAGCCTCTGCTTATGTGTTTGCCAGTCCAGGATGTAAAAAGTGGGACACATGTGCACCTGAAGCAATTCTGCACGCAGTTGGAG GCAAACTGACAGACATGCATGGTAATGCATATAAATATGATGCCAATGTGCAGCACATGAACTCCGCTGGAGTGCTAGCAACACTGAGGAATCACGAGTACTATTTAAGCAGAGTGCCACAGGCTGTCCTGCAGGCTCTTCCTTCTAACTGA
- the grcc10 gene encoding protein C10 codes for MASAPAQQPTLTVEQARVVLSEVIQAFSVPENAARMEEARESACNDMGKMLQLVLPVATQIQQEVIKAYGFNNEGEGVLKFARLVKMYETQDPEIAAMSLKLKSLLLPPLSTPPIGSGIPSS; via the exons ATGGCCTCTGCCCCAGCACAGCAGCCCACGCTCACTGTAGAGCAGGCCAGAG TTGTTCTTAGTGAGGTGATCCAGGCGTTCTCTGTGCCTGAGAATGCAGCCCGCATGGAGGAAGCCAGAGAAAGCGCATGCAACGACATGGGCAAGATGCTGCAGCTGGTGCTGCCTGTGGCCACTCAGATCCAGCAGGAGGTCATCAAAGCATACGGCTTCAACAATGAAGGAGAAG GTGTTCTAAAGTTCGCCCGGCTGGTGAAGATGTATGAAACTCAGGACCCAGAGATTGCAGCCATGTCACTGAAACTCAAGAGTCTCCTGCTGCCGCCTCTCTCCACTCCTCCTATTGGCAGCGGCATCCCGAGCTCATAG